In Mytilus trossulus isolate FHL-02 chromosome 6, PNRI_Mtr1.1.1.hap1, whole genome shotgun sequence, a single window of DNA contains:
- the LOC134723311 gene encoding AN1-type zinc finger protein 1-like, with protein sequence MAEFPNVGNHCSFETCKQLDFLSFVCDSCTKTFCLEHKFPDKHSCSLEFVTSTNQKYEGVRSYDCVYDNCDKRELMPVVCEKCHLNFCLSHRHPQEHNCTKLEVKEDKCQTALHVQKILESKPSKQDGKKPKKASKTAAKVALMKMKIKATGEKGTPETEKVYMLIYLPKTLSLAAKPMYFSKTWSFGRIIDFVASSVQMKNENNTGSEKKLRLFNHENGQLLPMEKTLDSLLSEEVIFSGSSVVLEYVTTECCQLENTEDYKT encoded by the exons ATGGCTGAGTTCCCTAACGTTGGAAACCACTGTTCGTTTGAAACTTGTAAACAATTAG atttccTGTCGTTTGTTTGTGACAGTTGTACAAAAACCTtctg TTTAGAACACAAGTTTCCTGATAAACATTCCTGTAGTTTA gaatttGTGACATCAACAAATCAGAAATATGAAGGTGTCAGAAGTTATGATTGTGTTTATGATAACTGTGATAAAAGGGAGCTTATGCCAGTTGTTTGTGAGAAATGTCATCTCAATTTCTGTTTAAG CCACAGACATCCCCAGGAACACAATTGTACAAAGTTAGAAGTAAAAGAAGACAAATGTCAAACAGCTTTGCATGTACAGAAAATTCTTG AGTCAAAACCATCAAAGCAAGATGGTAAAAAACCAAAGAAAGCAAGTAAAACTGCTGCTAAAGTAGCtctgatgaaaatgaaaataaaagctACTGGAGAGAAGGGCACTCCAGAAACAGAAAAAGTTTATATGCTGATATATCTACCTAAAACATTGTCACTTGCTGCCAAACCTATGTACTTTTCAAAG ACATGGAGTTTTGGTAGAATTATAGATTTTGTTGCCAGTTCTGTTCagatgaaaaatgaaaataacacagGAAGTGAAAAG AAATTAAGACTATTTAACCACGAGAACGGCCAACTATTACCTATGGAGAAAACATTAGACTCATTGTTAAGTGAGGAAGTTATATTTAGTGGATCATCAGTGGTACTAGAATATGTTACCACCGAATGTTGCCAGTTAGAGAATACAGAGGACTATAAAACATGA